The Macrobrachium nipponense isolate FS-2020 chromosome 8, ASM1510439v2, whole genome shotgun sequence nucleotide sequence aaagagacaaataTGGTAGTTTCGATTTTCGAGTGATATCCGTCGTGGGTATCATAGTGTCGTTCTTTATGACCTTCGGGAACAACCTCCCAGCGCCATGGCTAATATGGCACTAAGCGGAGCCGCCAGCTCCCTGACGCCTCCAGTAGGCACCCACACGGTGGGCGACGAGGCGAAGGGGGGCGGCGCCCTCGTCTCCTCCCCCTCGCGAAGGAATCAGAAGAACGTGAGGTCCCGCGTCAGGCGAGTCAGAGGCTCCAACCAGAAGATCCCGAGGGAGAGGCCGGACCGGGTGCGAGGGCAGACTTCCCTCGAGGACAGACCGCCGCACCATAAGGATTACTTGGCCGAGCAGAGGGCCAGGAGGCTGCAGCGCCAGAAGACTAAGGGCAAAGCTGAGGGCAGGCCGGCCGTGAGACGGGCGGGGAAGAGGCTTATCGACGACGAGGCGGATGGCATAAGAGCCCGGAATAACACGAGTGAGGATAGTGGGAGGGGCGCCTCCGCCGGCAGCAGTGGGAGTAAAGATGAGGGGATTCACAGCACTGGGGAGAAGGACGAGGAGCTGGAGCTAGCTGACGACAAGGATGCCAGTATAGCAGCGGAGGAGAAGGTGGAGGACGACGATGAGGGGCACGGCAGCATTAACGGCGACGAGGAAGGGGTGGATGCCTCTCCTGTAGGGGACGCCGAGGCTGACGACGAGGCCAGTGACAAAGAAATGCAACCCGTAGACGACAACGGCTACGTCGGCGACATGGACGAGCCGAACTCCCTGGCGACCTCCACCGACGCAGGTCTTGCGACGTCTGAGGCTGAAGTTGATGTAGAAGCACCTGAAGCAGAAGACGCTGCTGAGGCTAAGGATGAAGATAACGCAGAGCCAGGTGAGCCTGGTGAAGAGGCAGAAGCCGAGGCTGAGGCGGAGCCCGAGGTAGAAGCAGCAGAAGCCGAGGCTGACCCAGAGGCAGAAGCCGAGGCCGAGCCAGAGGCAGAGGCAGCAGAAGCCGAGGCTGAGCCCGAGGTAGAAGCAGCAGAAGCCGAGGCTGAGCCAGAGGCAGAAGCCGAGGCCGAGCCAGAGGCAGAGGCAGCAGAAGCCGAGGCTGAGGCTGAGCCAGAGGCAGAAGCCGAGGCTGAGCCAGAGGCTGAGGTAGCAGATGCCGAGCCAGAGGCAGAAGCCGAGGCTGAGGCCGAGCCCGAGGTAGAAGCAGCAGAAGCCGAGGCTGAGCCAGAGGCAGAAGCCGAGGCTGAGGCTGAGCCAGAGGCAGAGGCAGCAGAAGCCGAGGCCGAGCCAGAGGCAGAAGCCGAGGCTGAGGCTGAGCCAGAGGCAGAGGTAGCAGAAGCCGAGGCAGAGCCAGAGGCAGAAGCTGAGCCCGAGGTAGAGGCAGCAGAAGCGGAGGCTGAAGCAGAGGCCGAGCCAGAGGCAGAGGCAGCAGAAGCCGAGGCCGAGCCAGAGGCAGAGGCAGCAGATGCCGAACCAGAGGCAGAGGCTGAAGCTGAGCCAGAGGCAGAGGCAGCAGAAACCGAGGCTGAGCCAGCGGCAGAAGCTGACGCTGAACCGGAGGCAGAAGCCGAGCCAGAGGCTGAGGTTGAGGCAGCAGAAGCCGAGGCTGAGGGTGAGCCAGAGGCAGAAGCTGCTGAAGAACCAGgtgaagttgctgctgaagaggcTCCAGCAGAAGTCGAGGAAGCAGCCGAAGCGAAAGCCGAAGAGGAGGCGGGAGATGCGGAAGACAACAAAGAGCAAGAGGAAGAGATACAAGAGGTTCCTGCCATTGCCAGAATTCCCGGGAGACTAAGAAAGAAAGGTGCCCAAGGCAAAGAGACGCAGAAGAAGCTCGTCCAGAGAAAGCCCTTCGATATGGACAAGGTGAAATCAAACCGCAAGCCCATCTCTTATAGATCAGGCCCCATACAAACATCTAGTCGTCCCGATGCGAACAGACCCACAATTCTCAAACGTCCGAAGAGAGTCTTCAAAGCCAAATCCATCACTAAACCTGACACGGCGCCCCCGTCAGAGGACGTCATCAAAGAAGTAGACGAATCGCAGGAGGATGCCGAATCCCAGGCCAGCCAGGAGGACCATCCGGGCTCCACGGCCGACTCAGAACCGCAGGACATGCCGCCTGTGACCATCAGCAAACTAGGAGAAGACGAGTTACTGGGAGCACTTGACACCGCGAGATCTTTTGCTCAGGTGTCCCAAGATGGCTCGCAAGCAGACTCTCTGGCAGATTCGAATTTCCAAGACATCAGCAGACCGAGAACGGCCGGGAAGAAGTACCGCGTCCAAATCGCCACCAGGGGGACAGCCGAGAAGACACCGAGGAAGTCCTTAGGATCCCAGGGGGGTAAGAAAACACCGGCTACGACGGAGGTGTGGGTGCCGGAAGAGGATAAACTCTACGTCTACAGCTACAGCTCTCAACCTAGGTTACTTCATGTCAGGAGAGTTGGTCCCAGAGTAGCGACTACAGACAAATGGGACATGGATCCTAATTCGTCATTCAGGTTAAAAATGAGGTAAGGTTtcagtcacaatatatatatatatatatatatatatatatatatatatatatatatatatatatatatatatatatataaattcccagTAGATATTTTCATGCTATTCTTCTATGAAATTTTAATTGCTTTCCATATGTCAAACTGAATCGCTTTTCTCAATgtccttgaaaatataaaattcactcCTAATTTGTTTTGGCAAAAGGCATCTGTTACCCATAGCTTCTCTCCTGAGACCTTGAAGACTTCGAGATCTCATAGACATGGTTTTGGCACAATGATCAGGAGAGTAGACCGATGTTATATTATCTTCTCTCAGTTATTCAATCTCCAAAACTAGGAACTCTCTTCACTTGCCTGTGTTTGCAGGAGCTTAAAGAATTTGAAGGAGAAATTTATTAGACACAAATATTTAGTCAATATACTGAAGGGATTTAGAGTTTATTGAAGGAAGCAGAACTGGAAAATACAATGTCTGATGTAAGTATTGGTCCTTGCAAATCTGAGCATGGTTACGAAGGTCACTATCGAGGAGGCAATGTGAGCAAATGTATAGTTGAAGGCTGCAATTGATGTGTAAAGATATCGGGACATTTTAGAAATGTGCATCAAATACAACGGTTTTGTGGGAAGGGTAAATCCGAGTTGCTGACCAATATGTGTAGGGTATTTCCAGGTTATGGAAAGACTCCGGGAGAATGGAAAAGAGGAATTATTATAACTGTGTATAGTGAAGTGCAATAGAAGTGTTTTGTGCTCCAAAAATTTAACGAAGACATCCAGAGACTTAccgagtgtgtatgtgtgaagtAAGCCTATTAAATGCGGAATTTTTGCAAGATACTGAGGAATAACGAACCTAGGGAAATCGCATGGTAGAACTGGCAGAGATGGAGTGTGATAGATGAAGAGAATGCAAGTTAGTTTGGCTTGAAGAAATGTCTGTTTAGATAATGAGGGTGGAACTTGTTTAAGAATATGCAAATGAGAAAAGTGGATCCCTGTATAACTGTTTCACTATTTATACAATATCAGGAGAAATATACTTACACAAAACATTTTTTGGTGTAGTTGTGTGCACACAtgagtaattttcttttgattgtgtaCAGTGGCTGTAGACATATGCATACACAAAACATCTTAGTCATACTCGTGTACACATGTTCATGCttgagtgatagaaaaaaaacattccataaaacTCGAATAATCATCTTAGGCAATTTACGAGCACTAATGACCTCTGAATTAAAAACCAGGCCCACTCCACTCTCAACCAGTCTCGTGTAAATAATTGCAGGGCATCactaattgctttttttttccaacGACGAATCACAGCCGGCCCCTCACCAAGCACCCTAATCGCACAGTATTCAGTGAATCTTGATTCTTTTATCATACCTCTCCATTCATTTAGGTTAGCGAGTTGATTCTCTCATTTCGCCTGACAGGGAGTTACGGCCTttgtggggggcggggttggggggtggaTTTTTCAGTGAGAGGGCATCAGTGTGAACTCGTCTTTATTTCGTCTTTATTCTTATAGAAGATGATGATTCTATGCGATGTAGTTGTACCCACTCGATTGTACCAAATGTATTTGAagtcatgatttatatatatatatatatatattatatatatatatatatcatatatatatatatatatatatatatatatatataatataatataatgatgtatatattagtagtatattctacattttcaaaagttcacactaagtataaaatatgCTACGAAAGtactacttgttccaagtcccgtttttcactcgccttcttacgtggattataatatatatatatatatatataatatatatatatatatatatatatatatatatatatcataacacgTGATTTGCTTATCACACATCACCATAGGTGAAAATGTGATAGgctatatacatatgcgtgtatatatatatattatatatatatatatatattatatatatatatatatatatatatatatatgtgtgtgtgtgtgtgtgtgtgtgtgtgtgtgcatttatatatatatatatatagagagagagagagagagagagagagagagagagagagagagatggtatgaaTGTTTGTACTTCATTTTTGTGAATTTGAAATCATGCAGGTCTCGTTGCAGAAAAATTGTTCGAAAGAAATAACAATCAGTAACTATAGAAAGTCGTGAATTATTTgtacagtagttttttttctttttcggtatataattctaaagaaaaaaaaattattttgcaagaTTTTCTACATTAGTTTTAGCTTTGACCGACAAAACGACAGAAGGGTTTTAGCTGTCTGTAAAAGAATGCTATTGAGACGGCCatatgtctgtccgccctcagatcttaaaaacctcggaggctagagggctgcaaattggtatgttgatcatcccccctccaatcatcaaacataccagattgcagccctctagcctcactagtttttatcttatttgaggttaaatttagccatggatcgtgcatctggcagggCTTTCCGGAGCCATGTGACGCACCCTCACtttaccgcatctggtgagcaactgaggAGCTACCAGTCTTAGTTGATGGTTTTGCATTATACGCCGTGCAGAAGAATCGATTGTCCCGAACTTTGGCCCGTTTATCAACTTGTTATCATCGCTCTGAATCTCATGAAACATTGGAAGTCCAGAGGTTAAATTGTCACCCGCAAAAGGAAATGTTTCTTGCAAATTTGGACGGTTAAACCTCCCTAATTCTGTTGTGATAAACAGTGACATATCACATCATCCTTTATATCTTCCTCTGGCTGCTGGCCTTACGGAATGAGACGTTTATTCAGAATTTGTTTTCTGCTCAGGTGGTCTGCTgttgtccattttttttcttcttctttttaagctTTAGGACGACAAGGGAAATTGCTGAATTGCTGACATagtaaggaaaattatatatacgcgcgtgtgtgtgtgtgtacatataactTATACCCTTCGCACTCGAAAGTAAAAATATAGATCTAGAATGAACTTAGTGTCTGCTTTGCCTCAGTTTCTGACGCAGCCTAGAGTGACATTAAATAAAGTGGACGACGTCTGAATAATTCCGTGCGGGTAATTGAGTCACTTTTGAGTTGCAGGACGTCGCGTTAATATGCAAATTACCAACCAAAAAAGAATTACGAGTATTTTTTACCGAGTTATGAAAAGTGACAATGCTTGGGGACCCTTTTACAAAATAACAAGTCAACGAGATTTACAACTATAAGTCATTTTTCGTTGGATTTCCTTCGTTTGCACTTGATAAAATACGTGATggtaaatgataatgaaaatgataacagGAATACTCTTATTAGCATGCgtattgaaatggagaaacaattctgcagttatgtatgggaacaataaatattatatatatatatatatatatatatatatatatatatatatatatattatacccaaacataactgtggattttgttTCCTCCAATCAGATATAAGTTAAATTGTCAGTAAATTCAAGTCTTCCTCAGTGTAAAAGCGTTTTCgacataaataagaaataaattataaactaGGAAATCCTTAGGGCATCGTCAGATAGGCCTGTTCTGTACTGGGCCTAACAGCAGTAGTAGCAGACCTCTTCTCCGTAAGGGAGTactccgtcagtgcacctcacctggcgtactgtaggcattactaaagggtgtttgcaatGTCCCTTTGAGCCCTAGTTGCACCCgatttttaaaccttttactttacctccgtttccatttcctttcttccattttgttgTCCAGCCTCTTCAACTCCCCCATATCATGAAGCAATGACTGGGTGAGATTGCCCCAGCGTTTGGCCACGTAGCCaatttttcatatatcatatcaATGGAGTATTGGTAAATTAGGACCCAAAGACCTTTGCATATATTCCCCTGATAAATTAGGATCAAAAGACCTTTGCATATATTCCCCTGATAAATTAGGATCCAAAGACCTTTGCATATATGCCCCTGGCCAATATCCACTTCCACTTATTGATGGAAGACACGAAAATTGGCTCCAGCAGTTCCGAATTTCTTCGGGCGCACGGTTGCAAAGAAGGCGTCTCGCCTTTTCAGCCATTAATGGCCCCATTTGTCAGAGGGAAGACTTGAAAGCCACCTATCCCCCAAGACCATTATGAGAGAGTCCCAGCACATTGATTTATTTTTGAGGGGATGAGCCAGGTTCGCGGGTGTGGATTTCCTCGACGTTTTCAGAGGTGGCGTGTGTGTGGTGGGTTTGGAAGGTTTTTCGTTACGCATTTATGGTATATTTCGAtcattttgaagaagaagaagaagaggaatgtcAGAGTTCAAATGGAAGGATGAAATAGCGGATGACGAGCAGGAGAAAGGTTTGTTTGATAGAGGAAGGTGGAGAAGGCTGATAGAGAAATGGGCAAAGATGCAGAcaaggaaggagaagaagtatactttgataattatttattcatttcttaagaAATGATCGACAACAACATTTTCTGAAAGACCCAGGGAAAGTCCAGTTGAATAACACCTCAACTTAAAGGGCCTTCATTTATTGGACGTCTGTCCTTAGATGACATATTTTGATGATCTCTTCCTATGCTACCTTTTAGCTTGTGATAAATTTGTTAGTATATCTCTTAAATTGATTCTTCAGTGTGAAGTAAAGGTTAGCTTGGGTTGGGAACTGTGTGGAATTGCTGTTAAATGTAAGTTATGTAGGAAATATTCAAGTGTTGAATATAGCATAGGGTGTTTGTTCCTTAAACAACATTGTTCCTTGATAAATAGTCTGTCCACTGAATGAAAATCAAAATCCTGTAGGGAACACTGCCGACGCGCATGAAATATTATGGTTTCGAGTTATTCCAAACAAGCTCAAATATTTCCGAAAATTTGCTTTAGAAATTTAAGATAATGCCTTGTCCTTTAACTGTgtgtatgtaaaagaaaaaaaaaatagaaaatacggCAAAGCTTCTTCGTCACAATCGAgtgttctgtacagcgtacaccgaaaataggtctatctttcggtagtctcggtataatgctgtatgagccgg carries:
- the LOC135222747 gene encoding retinitis pigmentosa 1-like 1 protein isoform X1 — translated: MANMALSGAASSLTPPVGTHTVGDEAKGGGALVSSPSRRNQKNVRSRVRRVRGSNQKIPRERPDRVRGQTSLEDRPPHHKDYLAEQRARRLQRQKTKGKAEGRPAVRRAGKRLIDDEADGIRARNNTSEDSGRGASAGSSGSKDEGIHSTGEKDEELELADDKDASIAAEEKVEDDDEGHGSINGDEEGVDASPVGDAEADDEASDKEMQPVDDNGYVGDMDEPNSLATSTDAGLATSEAEVDVEAPEAEDAAEAKDEDNAEPGEPGEEAEAEAEAEPEVEAAEAEADPEAEAEAEPEAEAAEAEAEPEVEAAEAEAEPEAEAEAEPEAEAAEAEAEAEPEAEAEAEPEAEVADAEPEAEAEAEAEPEVEAAEAEAEPEAEAEAEAEPEAEAAEAEAEPEAEAEAEAEPEAEVAEAEAEPEAEAEPEVEAAEAEAEAEAEPEAEAAEAEAEPEAEAADAEPEAEAEAEPEAEAAETEAEPAAEADAEPEAEAEPEAEVEAAEAEAEGEPEAEAAEEPGEVAAEEAPAEVEEAAEAKAEEEAGDAEDNKEQEEEIQEVPAIARIPGRLRKKGAQGKETQKKLVQRKPFDMDKVKSNRKPISYRSGPIQTSSRPDANRPTILKRPKRVFKAKSITKPDTAPPSEDVIKEVDESQEDAESQASQEDHPGSTADSEPQDMPPVTISKLGEDELLGALDTARSFAQVSQDGSQADSLADSNFQDISRPRTAGKKYRVQIATRGTAEKTPRKSLGSQGGKKTPATTEVWVPEEDKLYVYSYSSQPRLLHVRRVGPRVATTDKWDMDPNSSFRLKMRGSGNPMYDRRVVRGSNYAKRMSDDHPKWNPYFSNARSLSPTHVSDSLSDTMTAELSHSMQLRRQEFRQKLEARARQRRENHGISSLYPSGTQGYRSYGRHNVHVQTENYYEPLERPPGAETGVQTDTWTEEGGFVVPVIAPTEPGVDGATQVYETELDAETDDDALVAVLVGQTIREAVLEVAHEEQAEQTRINSLAADSISSFLKMIQDGNLGYYQIGVMPEANSAEEEPAKGGEEEEEEDEGESAAPEEREEPEGKEQTPDEEEAPRMEEVTSPDPKDEVNDITGGEEAQPVEVEA
- the LOC135222747 gene encoding retinitis pigmentosa 1-like 1 protein isoform X2, producing the protein MANMALSGAASSLTPPVGTHTVGDEAKGGGALVSSPSRRNQKNVRSRVRRVRGSNQKIPRERPDRVRGQTSLEDRPPHHKDYLAEQRARRLQRQKTKGKAEGRPAVRRAGKRLIDDEADGIRARNNTSEDSGRGASAGSSGSKDEGIHSTGEKDEELELADDKDASIAAEEKVEDDDEGHGSINGDEEGVDASPVGDAEADDEASDKEMQPVDDNGYVGDMDEPNSLATSTDAGLATSEAEVDVEAPEAEDAAEAKDEDNAEPGEPGEEAEAEAEAEPEVEAAEAEADPEAEAEAEPEAEAAEAEAEPEVEAAEAEAEPEAEAEAEPEAEAAEAEAEAEPEAEAEAEPEAEVADAEPEAEAEAEAEPEVEAAEAEAEPEAEAEAEAEPEAEAAEAEAEPEAEAEAEAEPEAEVAEAEAEPEAEAEPEVEAAEAEAEAEAEPEAEAAEAEAEPEAEAADAEPEAEAEAEPEAEAAETEAEPAAEADAEPEAEAEPEAEVEAAEAEAEGEPEAEAAEEPGEVAAEEAPAEVEEAAEAKAEEEAGDAEDNKEQEEEIQEVPAIARIPGRLRKKGAQGKETQKKLVQRKPFDMDKVKSNRKPISYRSGPIQTSSRPDANRPTILKRPKRVFKAKSITKPDTAPPSEDVIKEVDESQEDAESQASQEDHPGSTADSEPQDMPPVTISKLGEDELLGALDTARSFAQVSQDGSQADSLADSNFQDISRPRTAGKKYRVQIATRGTAEKTPRKSLGSQGGKKTPATTEVWVPEEDKLYVYSYSSQPRLLHVRRVGPRVATTDKWDMDPNSSFRLKMRGSGNPMYDRRVVRGSNYAKRMSDDHPKWNPYFSNARSLSPTHSDTMTAELSHSMQLRRQEFRQKLEARARQRRENHGISSLYPSGTQGYRSYGRHNVHVQTENYYEPLERPPGAETGVQTDTWTEEGGFVVPVIAPTEPGVDGATQVYETELDAETDDDALVAVLVGQTIREAVLEVAHEEQAEQTRINSLAADSISSFLKMIQDGNLGYYQIGVMPEANSAEEEPAKGGEEEEEEDEGESAAPEEREEPEGKEQTPDEEEAPRMEEVTSPDPKDEVNDITGGEEAQPVEVEA
- the LOC135222747 gene encoding retinitis pigmentosa 1-like 1 protein isoform X3 is translated as MANMALSGAASSLTPPVGTHTVGDEAKGGGALVSSPSRRNQKNVRSRVRRVRGSNQKIPRERPDRVRGQTSLEDRPPHHKDYLAEQRARRLQRQKTKGKAEGRPAVRRAGKRLIDDEADGIRARNNTSEDSGRGASAGSSGSKDEGIHSTGEKDEELELADDKDASIAAEEKVEDDDEGHGSINGDEEGVDASPVGDAEADDEASDKEMQPVDDNGYVGDMDEPNSLATSTDAGLATSEAEVDVEAPEAEDAAEAKDEDNAEPGEPGEEAEAEAEAEPEVEAAEAEADPEAEAEAEPEAEAAEAEAEPEVEAAEAEAEPEAEAEAEPEAEAAEAEAEAEPEAEAEAEPEAEVADAEPEAEAEAEAEPEVEAAEAEAEPEAEAEAEAEPEAEAAEAEAEPEAEAEAEAEPEAEVAEAEAEPEAEAEPEVEAAEAEAEAEAEPEAEAAEAEAEPEAEAADAEPEAEAEAEPEAEAAETEAEPAAEADAEPEAEAEPEAEVEAAEAEAEGEPEAEAAEEPGEVAAEEAPAEVEEAAEAKAEEEAGDAEDNKEQEEEIQEVPAIARIPGRLRKKGAQGKETQKKLVQRKPFDMDKVKSNRKPISYRSGPIQTSSRPDANRPTILKRPKRVFKAKSITKPDTAPPSEDVIKEVDESQEDAESQASQEDHPGSTADSEPQDMPPVTISKLGEDELLGALDTARSFAQVSQDGSQADSLADSNFQDISRPRTAGKKYRVQIATRGTAEKTPRKSLGSQGGKKTPATTEVWVPEEDKLYVYSYSSQPRLLHVRRVGPRVATTDKWDMDPNSSFRLKMRGSGNPMYDRRVVRGSNYAKRMSDDHPKWNPYFSNARSLSPTHVSDSLSDTMTAELSHSMQLRRQEFRQKLEARARQRRENHGISSLYPSGTQGYRSYGRHNVHVQTENYYEPLERPPGAETGVQTDTWTEEGGFVVPVIAPTEPGVDGATQVYETELDAETDDDALVAVLVGQTIREAVLEVAHEEQAEQTRINSLAADSISSFLKPEANSAEEEPAKGGEEEEEEDEGESAAPEEREEPEGKEQTPDEEEAPRMEEVTSPDPKDEVNDITGGEEAQPVEVEA
- the LOC135222747 gene encoding retinitis pigmentosa 1-like 1 protein isoform X4, translated to MANMALSGAASSLTPPVGTHTVGDEAKGGGALVSSPSRRNQKNVRSRVRRVRGSNQKIPRERPDRVRGQTSLEDRPPHHKDYLAEQRARRLQRQKTKGKAEGRPAVRRAGKRLIDDEADGIRARNNTSEDSGRGASAGSSGSKDEGIHSTGEKDEELELADDKDASIAAEEKVEDDDEGHGSINGDEEGVDASPVGDAEADDEASDKEMQPVDDNGYVGDMDEPNSLATSTDAGLATSEAEVDVEAPEAEDAAEAKDEDNAEPGEPGEEAEAEAEAEPEVEAAEAEADPEAEAEAEPEAEAAEAEAEPEVEAAEAEAEPEAEAEAEPEAEAAEAEAEAEPEAEAEAEPEAEVADAEPEAEAEAEAEPEVEAAEAEAEPEAEAEAEAEPEAEAAEAEAEPEAEAEAEAEPEAEVAEAEAEPEAEAEPEVEAAEAEAEAEAEPEAEAAEAEAEPEAEAADAEPEAEAEAEPEAEAAETEAEPAAEADAEPEAEAEPEAEVEAAEAEAEGEPEAEAAEEPGEVAAEEAPAEVEEAAEAKAEEEAGDAEDNKEQEEEIQEVPAIARIPGRLRKKGAQGKETQKKLVQRKPFDMDKVKSNRKPISYRSGPIQTSSRPDANRPTILKRPKRVFKAKSITKPDTAPPSEDVIKEVDESQEDAESQASQEDHPGSTADSEPQDMPPVTISKLGEDELLGALDTARSFAQVSQDGSQADSLADSNFQDISRPRTAGKKYRVQIATRGTAEKTPRKSLGSQGGKKTPATTEVWVPEEDKLYVYSYSSQPRLLHVRRVGPRVATTDKWDMDPNSSFRLKMRGSGNPMYDRRVVRGSNYAKRMSDSDTMTAELSHSMQLRRQEFRQKLEARARQRRENHGISSLYPSGTQGYRSYGRHNVHVQTENYYEPLERPPGAETGVQTDTWTEEGGFVVPVIAPTEPGVDGATQVYETELDAETDDDALVAVLVGQTIREAVLEVAHEEQAEQTRINSLAADSISSFLKMIQDGNLGYYQIGVMPEANSAEEEPAKGGEEEEEEDEGESAAPEEREEPEGKEQTPDEEEAPRMEEVTSPDPKDEVNDITGGEEAQPVEVEA